The following nucleotide sequence is from Chloracidobacterium validum.
TCAGGAATTCAGAGCTTTTAGGGCATTGCGGAAGCTGCCCACCAACGGCGAGCCGGAAGATGATGAGCAGACGCGAACGCCGGAGGAGGCATTGGAGCGGGCCTACCAGAGTTTGCGCACTGACTTGGCCGCTGACCTCCTCACGCAAATCAAGCAGAATCCTCCGGCACTTTTCGAGCGTCTGGTCGTCGAGCTTCTCGTCAAGATGGGCTACGGCGGCAGCCGGAAGGATGCCGGACGGGCCATCGGGAAGAGCGGCGATGAGGGGATTGATGGCATCATCAAAGAGGACAAGCTCGGCTTGGACGTCATTTACATTCAGGCCAAGCGCTGGGAACATACGGTCGGCAGGCCCGAAATTCAGAAGTTTGCCGGAGCACTTCAGGGACAGCGAGCGCGGAAGGGCATTTTCATCACCACTTCCGATTTCTCGCGGGATGCACACGACTACGCTTCACGGATTGACAGCA
It contains:
- a CDS encoding restriction endonuclease; translated protein: MRDAIESLAAEFKLSDGERRELLTSDQQEVFANRVGWARTYMKKAGLLRSTRRGFFQITERGQAALVQKAARIDSRFLNQYQEFRAFRALRKLPTNGEPEDDEQTRTPEEALERAYQSLRTDLAADLLTQIKQNPPALFERLVVELLVKMGYGGSRKDAGRAIGKSGDEGIDGIIKEDKLGLDVIYIQAKRWEHTVGRPEIQKFAGALQGQRARKGIFITTSDFSRDAHDYASRIDSKIVLIDGEQLAQMLIDHNVGVAVIANYEIKRVDLDYFTEP